The following coding sequences lie in one Microcoleus sp. bin38.metabat.b11b12b14.051 genomic window:
- a CDS encoding inositol monophosphatase family protein encodes MTDNQLQNFLEIATEAALAAGSVLQSFCGKLENIQEKGRSGDLVTEADKASEAVILEILGRHVPEHAILAEESGKLGDATSKYLWAIDPLDGTTNYAHQYPFYAVSIGLLIDGIPQIGVIYDPLHNELFRAGKGLGATCNRKSIAVSQSSELRTSLLVTGFAYDRRETADNNYAEFCHLTHLTQGVRRSGSAALDLAHTACGRLDGYWERGLSPWDVAAGVLIVSEAGGQVTAYDGGAFEMSSGRVLATNGKIHAELSGALLSVPPLSSWR; translated from the coding sequence ATGACAGACAATCAACTACAAAACTTCCTTGAAATAGCCACCGAAGCAGCTCTCGCCGCGGGTTCTGTGCTGCAATCTTTTTGCGGTAAATTAGAAAATATTCAAGAAAAAGGTCGATCGGGCGATTTAGTCACAGAAGCCGACAAAGCCTCAGAAGCCGTCATCTTAGAAATTCTCGGCCGCCACGTACCCGAACACGCCATCCTCGCCGAAGAATCGGGCAAATTAGGGGATGCAACTAGCAAATACCTGTGGGCGATCGACCCTTTGGACGGTACAACGAATTATGCTCACCAATATCCTTTTTACGCTGTGTCGATCGGGCTTTTGATCGATGGCATACCACAAATTGGCGTAATTTACGACCCTTTACATAACGAATTGTTTCGGGCAGGTAAAGGATTGGGAGCAACTTGTAATCGTAAGTCGATCGCAGTTTCCCAAAGTTCAGAATTGAGAACCAGCTTGCTAGTGACCGGCTTTGCATACGATCGGCGCGAAACAGCAGATAATAACTATGCCGAATTCTGTCACCTCACCCACCTCACTCAAGGCGTGCGGCGCAGCGGTTCCGCAGCCCTAGACCTCGCACATACAGCCTGCGGGCGATTAGACGGATACTGGGAACGGGGACTCTCCCCTTGGGATGTAGCAGCCGGTGTACTCATCGTTTCTGAAGCCGGAGGTCAAGTTACAGCCTATGACGGCGGTGCGTTTGAGATGAGCTCTGGTCGAGTTTTGGCCACAAACGGCAAAATACACGCCGAACTCAGCGGCGCATTGCTTTCAGTTCCGCCCTTATCTTCTTGGAGGTAG
- a CDS encoding thermonuclease family protein — protein sequence MLYRLFAIALCLLLASCEKPEMPQGTIAKVERAISGQTIEVISTADKIALLEQIRLIGIDAPDLKQQPWGEAAKQRLEQLTGGKQVLLESDLEPKDQFDRKLAYLWQDKILLNELLIKEGYVLASARSSRNTKYQQRLANAQEWARVMGKGLWNPERALRQTAAEFRQQNQK from the coding sequence ATGCTTTATAGGTTATTTGCGATCGCCCTTTGTCTGTTGTTAGCTAGCTGCGAAAAACCAGAAATGCCCCAAGGTACGATCGCCAAAGTAGAAAGGGCCATCAGCGGACAAACAATCGAAGTTATCAGTACAGCCGACAAAATCGCCTTATTAGAACAAATCAGGCTGATTGGGATTGATGCACCAGACTTAAAACAGCAGCCTTGGGGAGAAGCAGCCAAACAAAGATTAGAGCAGCTAACTGGGGGAAAACAGGTATTGTTAGAATCAGACCTAGAACCGAAAGACCAGTTCGATCGCAAACTAGCTTATTTGTGGCAAGATAAAATTTTGCTCAATGAACTGCTAATCAAAGAAGGTTACGTTTTGGCATCGGCGCGATCGTCGCGGAATACCAAATATCAACAGCGACTCGCCAACGCTCAAGAATGGGCTAGAGTCATGGGTAAAGGCCTGTGGAATCCCGAACGAGCTTTGCGGCAAACTGCGGCCGAATTCCGACAGCAAAATCAGAAATAG
- a CDS encoding 2Fe-2S iron-sulfur cluster-binding protein, with protein MTRSYTIKIHNRQTGDRHTVRVPEDRYILQSAENQGVELPFSCRNGACTACAVRVKSGQLHQPEAMGLSVELQKEGYALLCVCYPRSNVEVETQDEDEVYELQFGRYFGKGKVRFGLPLDEE; from the coding sequence ATGACTCGCTCCTACACAATTAAAATTCATAACAGACAAACGGGCGATCGCCACACAGTGCGAGTACCAGAAGACCGTTACATCCTGCAAAGCGCCGAAAACCAAGGTGTGGAATTGCCATTTTCCTGTCGCAACGGCGCTTGTACCGCCTGTGCGGTGCGCGTCAAGTCAGGACAACTGCACCAGCCCGAAGCAATGGGACTTTCTGTGGAACTGCAAAAAGAGGGTTATGCTTTGCTGTGCGTCTGCTATCCGCGTTCTAACGTTGAGGTAGAGACGCAAGACGAAGACGAAGTGTACGAATTGCAATTCGGCCGCTATTTCGGCAAAGGTAAAGTTAGATTCGGTTTGCCGTTGGATGAAGAATGA
- a CDS encoding HEAT repeat domain-containing protein: protein MDKRFINLVDLTEQQAIAILETPADKLADPYYRYIAASHLVNFSTEQSIAALMVALENTEDRPENQAVRRKAAEILGRLQAAPALTSLHSCLQGDDFYVVENAVWAIGEIGTKNVDILEDIAKLLDKPGQSYRVIIRALAKLNYTAALSQIRQFVDSEDEMIRSAAVTTVCRFSGDYSQMSRVVMLQSVNVNARRSSIQDLIDAKYYQAIPLIARCPVSLVFRLRAVRMLANAGIPAGEIAFAEIEPILDRIIGDRPDDLDLVYEYDQLPSLEFAINELYEIDGGRCYLASKTLLESYKDEAPDALLAIYEKSAYKDSSAHYHVIKLLGWLKYAPAFDLLIESLHNQEPQFQKSRTAAAIALGEIGDKRAIAELKVCLKTRLWDLKYGSLMVLAKLGDNSGCEILAQDEDLLVQKKAASLKAATIL from the coding sequence ATGGATAAACGTTTTATTAATTTAGTCGATCTGACAGAACAACAGGCGATCGCCATTTTGGAAACGCCTGCGGACAAACTCGCTGATCCATACTACCGCTACATAGCAGCCTCTCACTTAGTGAATTTTTCCACAGAACAGTCGATCGCAGCTTTGATGGTGGCGCTGGAAAATACCGAGGATCGCCCGGAAAATCAGGCTGTGCGCCGGAAAGCAGCAGAAATTTTGGGGCGCTTGCAGGCTGCACCAGCATTAACATCGCTGCATTCTTGCTTGCAGGGCGATGACTTTTACGTAGTAGAAAATGCAGTCTGGGCGATCGGCGAAATCGGCACGAAAAATGTCGATATTTTAGAAGATATTGCCAAATTGCTCGACAAACCAGGTCAAAGTTATCGGGTAATCATCCGCGCTTTGGCAAAATTGAACTATACCGCAGCACTCTCCCAGATTAGGCAATTTGTAGACTCCGAAGACGAGATGATTAGAAGTGCAGCAGTCACCACAGTCTGCCGCTTTTCAGGAGATTACTCGCAAATGTCGCGCGTTGTAATGCTGCAAAGCGTCAATGTTAATGCTCGGCGCAGCAGCATTCAAGATTTAATAGATGCAAAATATTACCAAGCAATTCCTCTGATTGCTCGCTGTCCGGTGTCTCTGGTGTTTCGGCTGCGGGCTGTGCGGATGTTGGCTAATGCGGGAATTCCTGCTGGAGAGATTGCTTTTGCAGAAATTGAACCGATTCTCGATCGCATAATTGGCGATCGACCAGATGACCTAGATTTAGTGTACGAATACGACCAACTCCCCAGCCTCGAATTTGCCATTAACGAACTCTACGAAATAGATGGCGGGCGCTGTTATCTGGCAAGCAAAACCCTGCTAGAATCCTACAAGGATGAAGCACCGGATGCTTTGCTAGCAATTTATGAAAAATCAGCATACAAGGATAGTAGTGCCCACTATCATGTCATAAAACTGCTCGGCTGGCTCAAGTACGCTCCTGCTTTCGATTTACTCATAGAATCACTGCACAATCAAGAACCCCAGTTTCAAAAATCCCGCACCGCCGCGGCGATCGCCCTCGGCGAAATTGGCGACAAACGTGCTATTGCAGAATTGAAAGTTTGTCTAAAAACTAGACTCTGGGATTTGAAATATGGTAGTTTGATGGTATTGGCAAAATTAGGAGACAACAGCGGCTGCGAGATTTTGGCCCAGGATGAGGATTTGCTGGTGCAGAAAAAAGCAGCGAGTTTAAAGGCCGCAACAATATTGTAA
- the gcvT gene encoding glycine cleavage system aminomethyltransferase GcvT yields the protein MAKSTEPNNPESPSQLARSPLYELSLQLKGRMVPFSGWEMAVQYAGISSEHQAVRQQAGMFDISHMGKFCLRGKQVIEKFQLLVPSDLSRLQPGQAQYTVLLNDKGCILDDIIFYCQEPDPTTLEERAVIIVNAATRIKDKAWILARLDLSELIFSDISENQVLIAIQGPEAVKYLQPFVEDNLAPIKAFGHLETKLLGQPSFIARTGYTGEDGFEIMVDIETGKKVWQKFLDAGVVPCGLGARDTLRLEAAMALYGQDIDDNTTPLEAGLGWVVHLDSKGDFIGREVLEQQKATGVSKRLVGLEMQGRHIARHGYPVIFDSETVGEVTSGTLSPTLNRAVGLAVVPAKLGKIGQQLEVEIRGKNYPATVVKKPFYRSPNRPN from the coding sequence GTGGCAAAGTCAACTGAACCCAACAATCCAGAGAGTCCGAGCCAGCTTGCCCGATCGCCTCTGTACGAACTATCATTACAGCTCAAAGGTCGGATGGTGCCCTTTTCCGGGTGGGAGATGGCAGTGCAGTACGCAGGCATCAGCAGCGAACACCAAGCAGTACGCCAGCAAGCAGGAATGTTCGACATTTCCCACATGGGAAAATTCTGTTTGAGAGGGAAACAAGTAATAGAAAAATTTCAACTCTTAGTACCCTCAGACTTAAGCCGCTTGCAACCAGGTCAGGCTCAATATACAGTCTTACTAAATGACAAAGGCTGCATCCTAGACGACATTATTTTCTACTGCCAAGAACCAGACCCCACCACGCTGGAAGAACGTGCAGTAATTATCGTCAACGCTGCCACTCGCATCAAAGACAAAGCCTGGATTCTCGCCCGCTTAGACTTGAGCGAACTTATTTTTAGCGACATCTCCGAAAACCAAGTTTTAATCGCAATTCAAGGGCCAGAAGCTGTTAAATACCTCCAGCCTTTTGTAGAAGACAACCTCGCCCCAATCAAAGCTTTCGGACACTTAGAAACAAAGCTGTTGGGACAGCCTAGTTTTATCGCCCGAACAGGTTACACCGGCGAGGATGGCTTTGAAATTATGGTGGATATAGAAACCGGAAAAAAAGTCTGGCAAAAATTCCTAGATGCTGGCGTTGTACCCTGCGGTTTGGGTGCGCGAGACACCTTGCGTTTAGAAGCAGCAATGGCACTTTACGGTCAAGACATCGACGACAATACCACGCCTTTAGAGGCGGGATTGGGTTGGGTAGTTCACCTCGATAGCAAAGGCGATTTTATTGGGCGCGAGGTTTTGGAACAGCAGAAAGCCACGGGAGTATCGAAGCGGTTGGTAGGGTTGGAAATGCAGGGCCGGCACATTGCGCGCCACGGCTATCCGGTAATCTTTGACAGCGAAACAGTAGGAGAAGTAACTAGCGGTACATTATCGCCGACGTTGAATCGGGCGGTAGGGCTCGCGGTTGTGCCGGCAAAATTAGGGAAAATTGGCCAGCAGCTAGAAGTCGAGATTCGCGGGAAAAATTACCCCGCGACGGTGGTGAAAAAGCCATTTTATCGCTCTCCCAACCGCCCCAATTAA